In a single window of the Campylobacter iguaniorum genome:
- a CDS encoding TrkH family potassium uptake protein — translation MNKIFLTILISYVLLAFLGAVILSFDVMRVRPIAFIDLLFTATSAVCVTGLIVANTATDFSIYGQGIILLLIQAGGFGYMSLAGFLFLLIGKRVDFKGKMTLKESLDYPTMQGLIKYLKKIFIFTLCIELVGAVLLTLNFMLDMSLTKAIWAGIFHSVSAFNNAGFSIFEYNLMGYRDNFVLNLTICFLIIFGGLGFLVLSECFNFYKKSSRISIHTRIVLIATAICLVLGIFVLLVFEWNNPKSIGEYDVFSKFLTTFFASVNLRTSGFNTIDLSTLNDQSLFFSSLLMIVGAAPGGTAGGIKVTTVAVLLIYAYCSLRDKDPVVFKREIPEAIVKKAFLIFIIATLYIVVSIMILSATNDKTNSFFLGLLFEICSAFGTVGVSVGDGGSLSLSAKFSEFGKLYIILLMFMGRVGVLVFSMAILKKSKSINIKYPQEGVVL, via the coding sequence ATGAATAAAATCTTTTTAACTATCCTAATAAGCTACGTTTTACTAGCCTTTTTAGGAGCTGTTATTTTGAGCTTTGATGTAATGCGTGTAAGACCGATTGCTTTCATAGATTTGCTTTTTACTGCTACTTCGGCAGTTTGTGTGACTGGGCTTATCGTGGCAAATACGGCAACTGATTTTAGTATTTATGGTCAAGGCATTATACTTTTGCTTATCCAAGCTGGTGGATTTGGGTATATGAGTTTGGCTGGATTTTTGTTTTTGTTGATAGGCAAAAGAGTGGATTTCAAAGGTAAAATGACCTTAAAAGAGTCGCTTGATTATCCGACTATGCAAGGTCTTATCAAATATCTAAAGAAAATTTTTATATTTACACTTTGTATAGAGCTGGTCGGAGCTGTACTTTTGACGCTAAATTTTATGCTTGATATGTCTTTAACAAAAGCTATTTGGGCTGGGATTTTTCACTCAGTTTCAGCCTTTAACAATGCTGGATTTAGTATATTTGAGTATAACTTAATGGGTTATAGAGATAATTTTGTTCTAAATTTGACAATTTGCTTTTTGATAATCTTTGGTGGGCTTGGATTTTTAGTGCTTAGTGAGTGTTTTAACTTTTATAAAAAAAGCTCAAGAATCAGCATTCATACAAGGATAGTTTTGATAGCGACGGCTATTTGCTTGGTGCTTGGAATATTTGTTTTGCTAGTGTTTGAATGGAATAATCCAAAAAGCATTGGCGAGTATGATGTTTTTAGTAAGTTTTTGACTACATTTTTTGCTTCTGTAAATTTAAGAACCTCAGGATTTAACACTATAGATCTTAGTACCTTAAACGACCAAAGTTTGTTTTTCTCATCACTGCTTATGATAGTAGGCGCTGCTCCTGGTGGTACTGCTGGAGGTATAAAGGTCACTACTGTAGCGGTTTTGCTTATTTATGCTTATTGCTCTTTAAGAGATAAAGATCCAGTCGTTTTTAAAAGAGAAATACCAGAAGCTATAGTCAAAAAAGCCTTTTTGATATTTATTATAGCTACATTATATATAGTTGTCTCTATTATGATTTTGAGTGCAACAAATGATAAGACAAACTCATTTTTCTTAGGCTTGCTTTTTGAGATTTGTTCGGCTTTTGGTACTGTTGGAGTGAGCGTGGGAGATGGTGGAAGCTTATCACTGTCGGCTAAATTTAGTGAGTTTGGCAAGCTTTATATTATACTTTTGATGTTTATGGGTAGGGTTGGGGTTTTGGTTTTTAGTATGGCTATACTTAAAAAGAGCAAATCAATAAATATAAAATATCCACAAGAAGGAGTTGTATTATGA
- a CDS encoding AI-2E family transporter, with product MKYQLMLISVASFVIIAAGLSAASAIMVPFLLAVFIAIVVSPVLGFMERLKVRKSLAFIMLISAFILVLWFLGSVVSVALNGFSASLPEYQAQLKAFMDEAVAWLNSYEIIKINSFVIDSIDTNKIFATTSTVLRQTSEIVTKSFLVFLLVIFMLVETQVFKDKVEYFSKKHNSAHDIVNNFISNLKRYLAIKTVSSIATGLILWGVLVYFGVPYAPLWAVVAFILNYIPTIGSIIAAIPALLMALIANDLSTVVWLSAIYLIVNIAIGNFIEPKFLGSGLGISTLVVILSLLFWGFLLGIGGMFLAVPLTMSIKIALNENPKTKFLAILLSNKAD from the coding sequence TTGAAATACCAACTTATGCTAATTTCTGTTGCGAGTTTTGTGATTATCGCAGCTGGACTGAGCGCGGCTTCGGCTATTATGGTTCCATTTTTGCTAGCAGTTTTTATAGCGATCGTCGTTTCTCCGGTGCTTGGATTTATGGAGCGACTCAAAGTGCGTAAAAGCCTAGCTTTTATCATGCTTATATCGGCTTTTATCCTTGTGCTTTGGTTTTTAGGTAGTGTGGTATCTGTCGCACTAAACGGTTTTAGCGCATCTTTGCCAGAGTATCAAGCTCAGCTTAAAGCTTTCATGGATGAGGCTGTGGCGTGGCTAAACTCTTATGAAATCATTAAAATCAATAGCTTTGTGATTGATAGTATCGATACGAATAAAATATTTGCGACCACAAGTACTGTGCTAAGGCAGACTAGCGAGATAGTTACCAAGTCGTTTTTGGTGTTTTTGCTTGTGATTTTTATGCTTGTTGAAACTCAAGTTTTTAAAGACAAGGTCGAGTATTTTTCTAAAAAACACAATTCAGCCCACGACATAGTAAATAACTTCATATCAAATTTAAAAAGATATTTGGCGATAAAAACAGTTTCATCTATCGCAACTGGACTGATACTTTGGGGAGTTTTAGTTTATTTTGGTGTGCCTTATGCGCCACTTTGGGCGGTTGTGGCATTTATACTAAATTACATTCCAACTATCGGCTCTATCATAGCAGCTATTCCAGCACTTCTTATGGCACTCATCGCAAACGACCTTAGCACAGTGGTTTGGCTAAGTGCGATCTATCTTATAGTAAATATTGCTATAGGAAATTTCATAGAGCCGAAATTTCTTGGCTCAGGGCTTGGGATTTCGACTTTGGTGGTTATTTTAAGCCTGCTTTTTTGGGGATTTTTGCTTGGAATTGGCGGTATGTTTTTAGCAGTTCCTTTAACAATGAGTATAAAAATCGCCCTAAATGAAAATCCAAAGACCAAATTTTTAGCCATTTTGCTGAGTAATAAAGCGGATTAA
- a CDS encoding energy transducer TonB, which produces MKSLFLPFWTHKFQAFYISLVISILTLFLIYQSANAVVLEPIKLQNENFSMQIAQFVASSQPKEPKTMEPNLKPIKEEIKKEEPPKKPIKKHIKKEIKKPSKNPEKPKDMLKDTPKIEETKASNLAQTQAANPAQSSNLPSPATTSNLPQTLTYGKTNDERLKKIKMAIDEAGFYPRKARKMRLSGEVWVEFLWQKNGVLKDLKIKKSSSHDVLDESALQTIKTASKDFPILDKDIRLEVPIVYDLK; this is translated from the coding sequence ATGAAAAGCCTATTTTTGCCGTTTTGGACGCATAAATTTCAAGCGTTTTATATAAGTTTGGTTATTAGCATTTTGACTTTGTTTCTTATTTACCAAAGTGCAAATGCGGTTGTTTTGGAACCAATTAAACTTCAAAATGAGAATTTTTCTATGCAAATAGCTCAGTTTGTAGCAAGCTCACAACCAAAAGAGCCAAAAACTATGGAGCCAAATCTCAAGCCAATAAAAGAAGAGATCAAAAAAGAAGAGCCACCCAAAAAACCTATAAAAAAGCATATTAAAAAAGAGATAAAAAAGCCTAGTAAAAATCCAGAAAAACCAAAAGACATGCTTAAAGATACGCCAAAAATAGAAGAAACCAAGGCTTCAAATTTAGCTCAAACTCAAGCTGCAAATCCAGCCCAAAGCTCAAATTTGCCCTCCCCAGCCACGACTTCAAATTTACCCCAAACTCTAACTTATGGCAAAACAAACGATGAAAGGCTAAAAAAGATAAAAATGGCTATCGATGAAGCTGGATTTTATCCACGCAAAGCTAGAAAAATGCGGCTTAGCGGCGAGGTTTGGGTAGAGTTTTTATGGCAAAAAAACGGTGTTTTAAAAGATTTAAAAATCAAAAAAAGCTCCAGCCACGACGTGCTTGATGAAAGCGCCTTGCAGACCATTAAAACCGCGTCAAAAGATTTCCCGATTTTGGATAAAGATATACGCTTAGAAGTCCCTATAGTCTATGATTTGAAGTAG
- the exbD gene encoding TonB system transport protein ExbD: MIKLPKNEGLNIVPFIDIILVLLAIVLSISSFVAEGKIKVDLPSGQSSVKMEDEKDRLLIVIDSQSKFFIDDKEQGEGEIKDRIMDLHKDTLVELKSDKNATFHSFVVIVDALKLKGHEKFQIITSKEQ; encoded by the coding sequence ATGATAAAACTACCAAAAAATGAGGGGTTAAACATAGTTCCTTTTATCGATATAATCCTAGTTTTGCTAGCGATTGTGCTAAGCATTTCTAGCTTCGTGGCTGAGGGCAAAATCAAAGTAGATCTGCCAAGCGGACAGTCATCTGTGAAAATGGAGGATGAAAAAGATAGGCTTTTGATAGTTATTGATAGTCAGAGCAAGTTTTTTATAGATGACAAGGAGCAGGGCGAGGGCGAAATAAAAGATAGAATAATGGATTTACACAAAGATACTTTAGTGGAGCTAAAAAGCGACAAAAATGCGACATTTCATAGTTTTGTAGTCATAGTCGATGCCTTAAAACTAAAAGGGCATGAAAAGTTTCAAATCATCACGAGTAAAGAGCAATGA
- the exbB gene encoding TonB-system energizer ExbB, whose translation MELIKEYIDLSIFAILGIMAFIALWCVIERLLFFRKINLDNYKSQDEFEDSLSENLTTLYIIYSNAPYVGLLGTVIGIMITFYDMSLAGNIDVKSVVSGLSLALKATALGLFVAIPTLIAYNALLRKVNLIANKYKAKL comes from the coding sequence ATGGAACTCATAAAAGAATATATTGATTTAAGTATCTTTGCAATACTTGGTATTATGGCATTTATAGCGCTTTGGTGTGTTATAGAAAGATTGCTATTTTTTAGGAAAATTAATCTTGATAATTACAAAAGCCAAGATGAATTTGAAGATAGTTTGAGCGAAAATTTGACGACGCTTTACATCATATATTCTAATGCTCCTTATGTTGGATTATTGGGAACGGTTATCGGAATTATGATAACATTTTACGATATGAGCTTAGCTGGAAATATAGATGTTAAATCAGTCGTTTCTGGTCTATCTTTGGCGCTCAAAGCTACTGCTCTTGGGCTTTTTGTGGCTATTCCTACGCTTATAGCTTACAATGCCTTGCTTAGAAAGGTAAATTTGATAGCCAACAAATACAAAGCAAAATTATGA
- the cfrA gene encoding TonB-dependent ferric enterobactin receptor CfrA, which translates to MRKFTSKSFVCVLASSCIMTNLVANDSATLDKSVISASGFAQDIKEAPATINVLTQNELQSKPYRDVAEAISDVPGVDLFASKGKTGTYNITMRGITGYTLILIDGRRQGVGGEIGPNGFGEVGSALLPPLSSIERIEVIKGPMSTLYDSEALGGVINIITKKVSNEWHGSVSLDALIQENSDWGNTWGQSVFLNGPLIEDKLGLSLRLKNSYRQASDVTYSTPDGKQVDATQAQSPTKANNYNIGAKFDYLVDDKNTLTWDIDYSQNHYNNSKGQLGTLTAPGKQAGSLTGGYTDKMDIKKLVTYLAHEGDYDDFSLSSALQYNRVTNNGREVVGQKTQPFLGENRDIKAEDFIADTKSVFNVGSSNTFTLGAEYRLEKMHDKIANPTSFDQYMLAFYGEDEISLRENLLLTLGGRYNYHEIFGNNFSPRAYLVYIPTDEIVLKGGVSTGFKAPYANRLIAGEYNFSGQGKIPVYGNPNLKEETSINYELGANYDNGVFNAGLTGFLTKFKDKISSRKYAKNESIPSIGVCTADSCYQAINQGEVEYKGLEASVGLKPTSNLDLNLGWTYLDTKVKESSSPEEIGKPEVGSLKHNLSAKASYKIGKFTPWIKGEWQKDRYMGDTNIDREYYKDIFLASLGARYDFSKNWSLNLSVHNLFDKDFTDSFESYTSGGSTSWVNAYNRVEEGRRYYLQITGNF; encoded by the coding sequence ATGCGTAAATTTACCAGCAAAAGCTTTGTTTGCGTACTCGCAAGTTCTTGTATTATGACAAATTTAGTAGCGAATGATAGCGCTACTTTAGACAAATCAGTAATCAGTGCAAGCGGGTTTGCTCAAGACATCAAAGAAGCTCCAGCGACCATAAACGTGCTAACTCAAAATGAACTCCAAAGCAAACCATACCGTGACGTCGCAGAAGCCATCTCAGACGTGCCTGGCGTGGATCTATTTGCTAGCAAAGGCAAAACAGGCACATACAATATCACAATGCGTGGAATTACTGGTTATACGCTGATTTTGATAGACGGCAGACGTCAAGGCGTGGGTGGCGAGATCGGACCAAACGGCTTTGGCGAGGTCGGCTCAGCACTTTTACCACCACTCTCATCAATAGAGCGAATAGAAGTCATCAAAGGCCCGATGAGTACACTGTATGACTCTGAAGCACTTGGTGGCGTGATAAACATCATCACCAAAAAAGTCAGCAATGAATGGCACGGCTCAGTAAGCTTGGACGCCTTGATACAAGAAAATAGCGACTGGGGCAATACTTGGGGGCAAAGCGTGTTTTTAAATGGTCCGCTTATTGAGGACAAACTAGGTCTTAGCCTAAGGCTCAAAAACTCCTACAGACAAGCCTCAGATGTGACCTACTCCACTCCAGATGGCAAGCAAGTTGATGCCACTCAAGCCCAAAGCCCAACCAAGGCAAACAACTACAACATCGGAGCTAAATTTGATTATTTAGTCGATGATAAAAACACGCTCACATGGGATATCGACTACAGCCAAAACCACTACAACAATTCAAAAGGTCAGCTTGGCACTCTTACTGCTCCTGGCAAACAAGCTGGATCTCTCACTGGTGGATATACCGATAAAATGGATATAAAAAAGCTTGTAACCTACCTTGCTCACGAAGGAGATTATGATGATTTTAGCCTAAGTTCAGCACTACAATACAATCGCGTGACAAATAACGGTCGCGAGGTCGTGGGTCAAAAAACTCAGCCGTTTTTAGGCGAAAATAGAGATATAAAAGCTGAGGATTTCATCGCCGATACAAAGAGCGTTTTTAACGTCGGCTCATCAAACACATTCACACTTGGCGCCGAATATCGCCTTGAAAAAATGCACGACAAAATCGCAAATCCAACTAGCTTTGATCAATATATGCTTGCATTTTATGGCGAAGATGAGATAAGCTTGAGAGAAAATTTACTCCTAACACTTGGTGGAAGATATAATTACCACGAAATCTTTGGCAACAACTTCTCTCCAAGAGCCTATTTAGTCTATATTCCTACAGATGAAATCGTGCTAAAAGGCGGCGTCTCAACTGGCTTCAAAGCTCCTTATGCAAACCGCTTAATAGCTGGCGAATACAACTTCAGCGGTCAAGGCAAAATCCCAGTATATGGCAATCCAAACTTAAAAGAAGAAACATCGATCAATTACGAGCTTGGCGCAAACTACGATAATGGCGTATTTAATGCAGGCTTGACTGGATTTTTGACTAAATTTAAAGACAAAATCTCTTCAAGAAAATATGCGAAAAATGAAAGCATTCCAAGTATTGGAGTTTGCACGGCAGATAGTTGCTATCAAGCAATAAACCAAGGCGAAGTCGAATATAAAGGGCTTGAAGCAAGCGTTGGGCTTAAACCTACATCAAATTTAGATCTAAATTTAGGCTGGACGTATCTTGATACCAAAGTCAAAGAAAGTAGCTCACCAGAAGAGATTGGCAAGCCAGAAGTCGGCAGCTTAAAGCACAATCTAAGCGCAAAAGCATCATACAAAATAGGCAAATTTACGCCATGGATAAAGGGCGAATGGCAAAAAGACAGATACATGGGCGATACTAACATAGACCGTGAATACTACAAAGATATATTTTTAGCCTCTCTTGGCGCACGTTATGACTTTAGCAAAAATTGGAGCTTAAATTTAAGCGTTCATAATCTCTTTGATAAAGACTTCACAGATAGCTTCGAGAGCTACACTAGTGGTGGCAGCACAAGCTGGGTCAATGCGTACAATAGAGTAGAAGAAGGCAGGAGATATTATTTGCAAATCACTGGCAATTTTTAA
- a CDS encoding sulfite exporter TauE/SafE family protein: MELSYIFIGIVSGVASGLFGIGGGMIIVPFMLTIGFSSHHAIAISVFQMMFSSVFGSFINYKKKNLNLKDGVLVGIGGLFGASFSGVIVRMFSDVALTGAFLCLSIIFFLKYAFDVKNVVNQTQRNELQKRIILVGAGAVTGVFAISLGIGGGLLIAPILGYMLGFDSKKVVPISLFFVVFASFSGTISFISSGVINKDIINAGITVGISSMIGVVIGIKIIEKMQLKAHKKVLLSVYLLSIILTFIGLLRKLEILNF, from the coding sequence ATGGAATTATCTTATATATTTATTGGTATTGTCTCAGGGGTCGCTTCTGGGCTTTTTGGGATTGGCGGCGGTATGATTATCGTGCCATTTATGCTTACTATTGGATTTAGCTCTCATCACGCCATAGCGATCTCTGTTTTTCAGATGATGTTTTCGTCGGTTTTTGGCTCATTTATAAACTACAAAAAGAAAAATTTAAATCTAAAAGACGGCGTTTTAGTCGGTATCGGTGGGCTTTTTGGAGCTAGTTTTAGCGGCGTGATAGTAAGAATGTTTTCAGACGTGGCGCTTACTGGCGCGTTTTTATGTTTGAGTATAATATTTTTCTTAAAATACGCATTTGATGTAAAAAACGTCGTCAATCAAACTCAAAGAAATGAGCTACAAAAACGCATTATTTTGGTTGGGGCTGGAGCTGTGACTGGGGTTTTTGCTATATCTTTAGGCATCGGTGGCGGACTACTTATAGCACCGATTTTGGGATATATGCTAGGATTTGATAGCAAAAAAGTCGTGCCTATATCTCTGTTTTTTGTGGTATTTGCATCTTTTTCAGGTACGATTTCTTTCATAAGCTCTGGAGTTATAAACAAAGATATCATAAATGCTGGAATTACTGTTGGAATTTCATCTATGATTGGCGTTGTTATAGGCATAAAAATCATAGAAAAAATGCAACTTAAAGCTCACAAAAAAGTGCTTCTAAGCGTATATTTGCTATCGATAATTCTCACATTCATAGGACTACTAAGAAAATTAGAGATTTTAAATTTTTAA
- a CDS encoding TonB-dependent receptor domain-containing protein, translating into MRKFTSKSMTTILASSCIVANLLAADESATLDKSVISATGFIQEIKDAPATISVISSTEIMSKPIRDLGDIVQEIPGVSTSVEKTGATSILMRGMSSDYTLILVDGKRINQSKGFDGNGFDSTSGFIPPTSMIERVEVIRGPASLVYGSDAMGGVINIITKKNTKEAKASIGLETRLQEDHDTWGNTYGLDGNVFAPINDQLSINVRGKYVYGEKNEFLQKDIAGWTPSGTNPYTSHSPSAYRNYSLGGRLNWEVDPQNNIYADADYGFQRFGSLNTSSSQIQAKRNYYKYKGVLNHDGDYDWGKTNNYVQLMRTKILPYTKQVGRGLVVTDSENKDGLIQNDNITLGNSNAVNFDFKNYGSMIFTFGEYFQYEELYKRADDFKKDQYTLAGFAEAEYMFNEYFSTTTGARVNYIEKYGTFVNPRLYFNYYPTEDLTFKFGISTGLKAPQLGAQYDGYYDTDGTTDLYGNQNLDVEQTTSYEISSIWETYLADFTATAFYTEFKDAINTKTYDSGATLPGGYGTCGSQGGATCSIYENVDEATSKGFELAINSKPLFERVIPRGIYVDFSYGYTKTEQKSGDNKGKALNDVPKHNLTTKISYKAPSWNTYLRWVAKLDTPADNAHTANSGLDDKFKDMHVVDLGYNYKFKNGITVGAVINNLLDENFVDYQTYQGSRGLAYTNTYQRMIPRRNLWLTIRADF; encoded by the coding sequence ATGCGTAAATTTACTAGCAAAAGTATGACTACTATACTAGCGAGTTCTTGCATTGTAGCAAATTTATTAGCAGCAGATGAAAGCGCTACTTTAGATAAATCAGTAATCAGCGCAACAGGATTTATACAAGAGATAAAAGACGCGCCAGCGACTATTAGTGTCATTTCATCTACCGAGATTATGAGTAAGCCTATTCGCGACCTTGGAGACATAGTCCAAGAGATTCCAGGAGTATCGACTTCTGTCGAAAAAACTGGAGCCACAAGCATTCTTATGCGTGGAATGAGTAGCGACTATACTCTTATCTTGGTCGATGGAAAAAGAATTAACCAATCAAAAGGCTTTGATGGAAATGGATTTGACTCAACTAGTGGTTTTATACCGCCAACTTCTATGATAGAAAGAGTAGAAGTCATCAGAGGACCTGCTTCTTTAGTCTATGGAAGCGACGCTATGGGTGGAGTTATCAACATAATCACAAAGAAAAATACAAAAGAAGCTAAAGCCAGCATAGGACTTGAAACAAGACTTCAAGAAGACCACGATACTTGGGGTAATACATACGGATTAGACGGTAACGTTTTTGCCCCTATAAACGATCAGCTCTCTATCAATGTTCGCGGTAAATACGTTTACGGAGAGAAGAATGAATTTTTACAAAAAGATATAGCTGGATGGACGCCATCAGGTACCAATCCATACACAAGCCACTCACCATCTGCATACAGAAACTACTCTTTAGGCGGCAGATTAAACTGGGAAGTTGATCCTCAAAACAACATCTACGCAGACGCAGACTATGGATTTCAACGTTTTGGTAGCTTAAATACCTCAAGCTCACAAATCCAAGCAAAAAGAAACTACTATAAATACAAAGGCGTATTAAACCACGACGGAGATTATGACTGGGGTAAGACAAACAACTACGTACAGTTGATGAGAACAAAAATACTTCCATACACCAAACAAGTTGGCAGAGGGCTTGTTGTCACTGATTCAGAAAATAAAGATGGTCTAATACAAAATGACAATATCACATTAGGCAACTCAAATGCTGTAAATTTTGATTTCAAAAATTATGGTTCTATGATTTTTACTTTTGGTGAGTATTTCCAATATGAAGAGCTATACAAAAGAGCTGATGATTTCAAAAAAGACCAATACACTTTAGCTGGTTTTGCAGAAGCTGAATATATGTTTAATGAATATTTTTCTACAACAACTGGCGCTAGGGTAAATTATATAGAAAAATACGGCACTTTTGTAAATCCAAGATTGTATTTTAACTACTATCCAACTGAGGATTTGACATTTAAATTTGGCATAAGCACTGGCTTAAAAGCTCCACAACTTGGCGCTCAATATGATGGATACTACGACACAGATGGCACGACTGATCTATACGGCAACCAAAACTTAGATGTCGAGCAAACTACAAGCTATGAAATAAGCTCTATATGGGAGACATATTTAGCAGATTTTACTGCTACAGCATTTTATACAGAGTTTAAAGACGCTATTAATACAAAAACTTATGATAGCGGTGCAACTTTGCCAGGAGGATATGGCACTTGCGGTAGCCAAGGTGGCGCAACTTGCTCGATATATGAAAATGTAGATGAAGCCACATCAAAGGGATTTGAGCTTGCTATAAACTCAAAACCGCTATTTGAAAGAGTAATTCCACGTGGAATTTACGTTGATTTTAGCTATGGATATACAAAAACAGAGCAAAAAAGCGGAGACAACAAAGGCAAAGCCCTAAACGACGTCCCAAAACACAATCTAACAACCAAAATATCATACAAAGCCCCGAGCTGGAATACCTACTTAAGATGGGTTGCTAAGCTAGACACTCCAGCAGACAATGCCCATACAGCCAACAGCGGACTTGATGATAAATTTAAAGATATGCACGTTGTAGATCTTGGATATAACTATAAATTCAAAAACGGCATAACAGTCGGTGCAGTTATCAATAATTTACTTGATGAAAACTTTGTAGATTATCAAACATATCAAGGCTCTAGAGGACTTGCTTACACAAATACTTACCAAAGAATGATTCCAAGACGAAATCTTTGGCTAACTATAAGAGCTGATTTCTAG
- a CDS encoding PepSY-associated TM helix domain-containing protein, with protein MLFKKKKLIFNLHLILGFLACLPLIIIAVTGSMISYNNEIRNTINSLSFKADFNQIHTIAKTTQMFKNNYPNLEINSIKFEIQNPNLLTITTHKDQTNYLISRSDGAILGTDLGAKVMQIALALHRNLGLSLINSSFDGRIIGKHIVGVCSICLIVLCLSGLYLYAPRLKYAFFRSLKPNFKLKKYQFFYNFHSVFGVWSFAILILISLTGLFWSYAWVNSLFHKAFGIEQVQRDSKMRTKQTQKTAQAKFDQTSLEVVLATFEQNVKPGFQKQTIKQTSPNIYEIAYQNDLDTRVSNSVAINASTGEILNHQLAKISPQRALSLTILDLHSGKFFGKIGLFIFCIVSLLAALFAISGVIMSYFRLSKKPKIGKHTKKI; from the coding sequence TTGCTATTTAAAAAGAAAAAACTGATTTTTAATCTACACCTGATTTTGGGATTTTTAGCTTGTTTGCCACTAATCATCATCGCCGTAACTGGCTCAATGATAAGCTACAACAACGAAATACGAAACACCATAAACTCTCTAAGCTTCAAAGCTGATTTTAACCAAATCCACACCATAGCCAAAACGACCCAAATGTTTAAAAACAACTATCCAAACTTAGAGATAAACTCTATTAAATTTGAAATCCAAAATCCAAATTTACTCACCATTACTACGCACAAAGACCAAACAAATTATCTCATAAGCAGAAGTGACGGAGCTATTTTAGGCACTGATTTAGGGGCTAAAGTCATGCAAATCGCCCTTGCCTTACATAGAAATCTAGGGCTTTCTTTGATTAATAGTAGCTTTGATGGTAGGATTATTGGCAAACACATAGTTGGAGTTTGTTCCATTTGTCTTATTGTTTTGTGTTTAAGTGGTCTATATCTTTATGCTCCACGCTTAAAATACGCATTTTTTCGCTCTTTAAAGCCAAATTTCAAACTAAAAAAATATCAATTTTTTTATAATTTTCACTCGGTTTTTGGGGTATGGAGCTTTGCTATTTTGATTTTGATATCGCTTACTGGTTTGTTTTGGTCTTATGCTTGGGTGAATTCTTTGTTTCACAAAGCTTTTGGAATAGAGCAAGTTCAAAGAGATAGCAAAATGCGTACTAAACAAACTCAAAAAACAGCGCAAGCAAAGTTTGATCAAACCAGCTTAGAAGTGGTTTTAGCTACATTCGAACAAAATGTAAAACCCGGCTTTCAAAAGCAGACTATCAAACAAACCAGCCCAAATATATATGAGATAGCCTATCAAAACGATCTTGATACAAGAGTATCAAACAGCGTCGCAATAAATGCAAGCACTGGCGAAATCTTAAATCATCAACTAGCCAAAATCAGCCCACAAAGAGCTCTGAGCTTGACTATTTTAGACTTGCATAGTGGTAAATTTTTTGGCAAAATAGGACTTTTTATATTTTGTATTGTTTCACTTTTAGCCGCACTTTTTGCTATTAGTGGCGTTATTATGAGCTATTTTAGACTAAGCAAAAAACCCAAAATAGGCAAACACACCAAAAAGATTTAA
- a CDS encoding MerR family transcriptional regulator translates to MKKVLVQEAAEILGITKEAVYNRIRRGSLKMTETNGTKYVFIGDTKETKPKKEVTKKSKKPDDDFGAYLISQVEQLKKENQKLQDDKDELFRQKEQILISKNEEIKEIYKSNDERLRNILTMLQQPLLARQNGEYIEAIDVEPSDEIDRKWINLNDFLSNLAIKQKKLKKLQNYLLKCIGKEKFIKYKNGIIYVKFDLDYKKIKEKI, encoded by the coding sequence ATGAAAAAAGTTCTAGTCCAAGAAGCAGCTGAGATTTTGGGCATCACCAAAGAAGCAGTTTATAACCGTATTCGCAGAGGCTCTTTGAAAATGACAGAAACAAACGGCACAAAATACGTCTTTATAGGAGACACCAAAGAGACCAAACCCAAAAAAGAAGTCACCAAAAAATCCAAAAAACCAGATGATGATTTTGGAGCCTATCTCATATCTCAAGTTGAGCAACTCAAGAAAGAAAACCAAAAGCTTCAAGATGACAAAGACGAGCTTTTTAGACAAAAAGAGCAGATTTTGATAAGCAAAAATGAAGAGATAAAAGAAATTTACAAAAGCAATGATGAACGCCTAAGAAATATCCTAACCATGCTCCAACAACCGCTATTAGCCAGACAAAACGGCGAATACATCGAAGCCATCGACGTCGAGCCAAGCGATGAAATAGACAGAAAATGGATAAATTTGAATGATTTTTTATCAAATTTAGCAATAAAACAAAAAAAGTTAAAAAAACTTCAGAATTATTTGCTAAAATGTATCGGCAAAGAGAAATTTATAAAGTACAAAAACGGCATTATTTACGTCAAATTTGACTTAGACTACAAAAAAATCAAGGAGAAAATTTGA